One window of Polyangiaceae bacterium genomic DNA carries:
- the fliA gene encoding RNA polymerase sigma factor FliA: MNNEPQLGTGSESPSALATSVRAQREVYDRYLPVVRRIAMRTVRTLPSSITIDDVISAGWMGMVEALGRRTEDMTDDHFEAYASYRVRGAILDYLRMLDPMSRKMRGASRKITQAVSELTARLGRAPAEDEVAAELGLPLEEYQDLLGQIGEAGFARLELTDIAEPDTHEASPETQAAKQEIIGAVANAIDELPERLQMVLALYYQEDCSFREIGEVLGVTESRVCQLHTEAVHLIRAVLDGKPMRKRARRRNGAPKARR; this comes from the coding sequence ATGAACAACGAGCCCCAACTCGGCACCGGGTCAGAGAGCCCGAGCGCCCTAGCTACATCAGTCCGCGCACAACGCGAAGTCTACGACCGTTACCTCCCGGTAGTGCGCCGCATCGCGATGCGCACCGTGCGCACGCTGCCCTCCTCCATCACCATCGACGACGTGATCAGCGCTGGTTGGATGGGCATGGTGGAGGCTCTTGGGCGCCGCACCGAGGACATGACTGACGACCACTTCGAGGCCTATGCGTCGTATCGAGTGCGCGGCGCCATCCTCGACTACCTGCGCATGCTCGACCCGATGAGCCGCAAGATGCGCGGCGCGTCGCGGAAGATCACCCAGGCCGTGTCGGAGCTGACCGCGCGCCTGGGTCGCGCGCCAGCGGAAGACGAAGTGGCTGCGGAGCTCGGGCTTCCCCTCGAAGAGTACCAAGACCTGCTGGGTCAAATCGGCGAAGCAGGCTTCGCACGGCTCGAGCTCACGGACATCGCGGAGCCCGACACCCATGAAGCGTCTCCTGAGACGCAAGCCGCCAAACAAGAAATCATTGGCGCCGTCGCAAACGCCATCGACGAGCTACCGGAGCGCTTGCAGATGGTGCTCGCGCTCTACTACCAAGAGGACTGCAGCTTCCGCGAGATCGGCGAAGTGCTGGGCGTGACCGAGAGCCGCGTGTGCCAGCTGCACACCGAAGCCGTGCACTTGATCCGCGCGGTACTGGACGGCAAGCCAATGCGCAAGCGCGCACGGCGGCGAAACGGCGCGCCCAAAGCCAGGCGCTGA
- the flhF gene encoding flagellar biosynthesis protein FlhF, which yields MTQQVFRGNDVREALAHVRAALGADAVIESTRQVSSGGRGGYVEVTAGPGQNSRAKPFTPELQEQSAPKRSVRRWNMPKTPRRGSEREAPSALRNMAPAEIERELLELRAMLEEINASRPPKERVQQLLHSIGIEGKLSQELARGAGRVAKDEAALKRWLRKRIGERLLLLPNLLNRPGRQVLTVVGPTGVGKTTTLAKLAAQAKLDLGRSVAVLTLDTFRVGAVEQWRRYAQLLGIELEVIKRHDDFAEAIARTRAEVILVDTPGRTPNDYGPTALLSRCLQSCSITQETLLVLPGWMRARDVERIKRQYEDPGVSALVISKVDECEQLGGVLHAAMPSGLPIAFVCDGPRVPEDIHNPELDSLLEAILPEAS from the coding sequence ATGACCCAGCAAGTCTTTCGAGGAAACGATGTTCGCGAAGCCCTCGCCCACGTGCGCGCCGCACTGGGAGCTGACGCCGTCATCGAATCCACGCGGCAAGTGTCAAGCGGTGGTCGCGGTGGCTATGTCGAAGTGACCGCAGGCCCTGGCCAGAACTCCCGCGCCAAGCCCTTCACCCCTGAGCTACAAGAACAGTCAGCGCCAAAGCGCAGCGTTCGGCGCTGGAACATGCCGAAGACTCCCCGTCGCGGGAGCGAGCGCGAGGCGCCCTCTGCGTTGCGCAACATGGCTCCCGCGGAGATCGAACGAGAGCTGCTGGAGCTGCGCGCAATGCTCGAAGAGATCAACGCGTCGCGTCCGCCAAAGGAGCGGGTGCAGCAGCTGCTCCACAGCATCGGCATCGAGGGCAAGCTCAGCCAGGAGCTCGCTCGCGGCGCCGGCCGCGTCGCCAAGGACGAAGCGGCGCTCAAGCGCTGGCTGAGGAAACGCATCGGCGAGCGCCTGCTGCTGCTGCCGAACCTGCTAAACCGCCCGGGGCGTCAGGTGCTCACGGTGGTGGGTCCGACGGGAGTAGGCAAGACGACCACCCTGGCGAAGCTGGCAGCTCAGGCGAAGCTTGACCTCGGGCGCTCGGTCGCGGTGCTGACGCTAGATACTTTCCGCGTCGGCGCCGTGGAGCAATGGCGCCGCTACGCACAACTCCTGGGGATCGAGCTCGAGGTGATCAAGCGACACGACGACTTCGCGGAAGCCATCGCTCGTACCCGCGCGGAAGTAATCCTCGTCGACACCCCCGGGCGCACCCCGAATGACTACGGTCCCACGGCGCTCCTCTCCCGCTGCCTGCAGAGCTGCTCAATCACCCAGGAGACGCTGCTGGTGCTGCCAGGCTGGATGCGCGCCCGCGACGTCGAACGCATCAAGCGCCAGTACGAGGACCCGGGCGTCAGCGCCCTGGTGATCTCGAAGGTGGACGAGTGCGAGCAGCTGGGTGGTGTGCTCCACGCCGCCATGCCCAGTGGCCTGCCCATCGCCTTCGTCTGCGACGGACCGCGGGTCCCCGAGGACATCCACAACCCCGAGCTCGACTCCCTCTTGGAGGCGATCCTTCCGGAGGCATCATGA
- the flhA gene encoding flagellar biosynthesis protein FlhA — MSSAVADSKKGSPNDLTVPIGVVGIIMMMVLPMPPFLVDVLLAVSMALAIGVFLIGLFMEKPLEFSAFPAVVLVATLLRLSVNIATTRLILLHGAEGQDAAGQVIMTFGNFVVGGNVVVGLVVFLILVVINFVVVTKGSGRVAEVAARFALDGMPGKQMAIDADLNAGQISPEQARTRRGELEREADFFGAMDGASKFVKGDAIAGLLITAINLVAGLALGVAAGMNIGDAARTFSILSVGDALVSQMPALLMSTASGVVVTRSATGEQLGRALSGQLLGSRKAVAATGGMMAVMALVPGMPAVPFLAIAAALGWTAYQRGKKEEALELAPPPEVVEKPKSPTEELEEALPLDVMALEVGYELIHAVDPKSGGNLVDRISGLRKQLALDLGVVIPPVHIRDNLQLEPSTYRMMLLGTELAKGNLRAGRLLALDPSGTAPPIDGEATRDPAFGTPARWIPSRERELAEALGYAVVDHTTVIATHLAEVARSSAHQILGRAELQHLFDVFSKGNPKLVDDLVPNLLTFGEVLKVMRNLVKEQVSIRDLRTILEALIEIAPSTRDTEQLTEMVRQRLSRQITAAHTDNEGHLATLVLDAQVEEMFRRSLQEIAAGTGGALDPEMARRLGDQLASAVQRMENTGRRPCVITSPDLRRYVRAFAERRCPQLGVLSFRELEPGAAIRPIETVSFNAAPRASA; from the coding sequence GTGAGTTCCGCCGTCGCCGATAGCAAGAAGGGATCGCCCAACGATCTGACGGTTCCGATCGGCGTGGTGGGGATCATCATGATGATGGTGCTGCCCATGCCGCCGTTTCTGGTGGATGTGCTGCTCGCCGTCAGCATGGCGCTGGCCATCGGCGTGTTTCTGATCGGCCTGTTCATGGAGAAGCCGCTGGAGTTCAGCGCCTTTCCTGCGGTCGTCTTGGTCGCGACGCTGCTCCGGCTGTCAGTCAACATCGCGACGACGCGTTTGATCTTGCTCCACGGCGCTGAAGGTCAGGACGCCGCCGGACAGGTCATCATGACCTTCGGCAACTTCGTGGTCGGCGGCAACGTCGTCGTCGGCCTCGTCGTGTTCTTGATCCTGGTGGTGATCAACTTCGTCGTGGTCACCAAAGGTTCAGGACGCGTCGCTGAAGTGGCTGCGCGCTTCGCCCTCGACGGCATGCCCGGTAAGCAGATGGCGATCGACGCCGATCTCAACGCCGGCCAAATTTCACCTGAGCAAGCGCGGACGCGGCGAGGAGAACTCGAGCGCGAAGCGGACTTCTTCGGCGCCATGGACGGTGCGAGCAAGTTCGTCAAAGGCGATGCGATCGCTGGGCTCTTGATCACGGCGATCAACCTGGTGGCGGGGCTCGCGCTGGGTGTTGCCGCGGGGATGAACATCGGCGACGCCGCAAGGACCTTCTCCATTCTCTCGGTCGGTGACGCGCTGGTCTCTCAGATGCCGGCGTTGTTGATGAGCACCGCGAGCGGCGTCGTCGTCACGCGCTCCGCAACCGGCGAACAGCTCGGCCGGGCGTTGAGTGGCCAGCTCCTCGGGAGCCGCAAGGCCGTCGCCGCGACCGGCGGGATGATGGCGGTGATGGCCTTGGTGCCCGGAATGCCCGCCGTGCCGTTCCTGGCGATCGCCGCGGCGCTTGGCTGGACCGCGTACCAACGCGGAAAGAAGGAAGAAGCGCTCGAACTCGCCCCTCCACCTGAAGTCGTGGAGAAGCCCAAGAGCCCAACTGAAGAGCTCGAGGAGGCGTTGCCCCTCGACGTGATGGCGCTCGAGGTCGGCTACGAGCTGATCCACGCGGTAGATCCCAAGTCTGGCGGCAACCTGGTGGACCGCATCTCCGGGCTGCGCAAGCAGCTCGCCCTGGATCTGGGCGTGGTGATTCCGCCGGTCCACATTCGAGACAATCTGCAGCTCGAGCCGAGCACGTACCGCATGATGCTCCTGGGAACCGAGCTGGCAAAGGGCAACCTGCGCGCAGGCCGGCTGCTCGCTCTGGATCCGAGCGGTACCGCCCCACCCATCGACGGCGAAGCAACGCGCGATCCCGCGTTCGGCACTCCAGCGCGCTGGATCCCTTCGCGCGAGCGGGAGCTGGCGGAGGCACTGGGCTACGCCGTCGTCGACCACACGACGGTGATCGCCACTCACTTGGCGGAAGTCGCGCGTAGCTCGGCTCACCAAATCCTCGGTCGCGCAGAGCTCCAACACCTGTTCGACGTGTTCTCCAAGGGCAACCCGAAGCTGGTCGACGACTTGGTACCGAACTTGCTGACGTTCGGTGAGGTGCTCAAGGTGATGCGCAATCTCGTCAAGGAACAAGTCTCGATTCGCGACCTCAGGACCATCCTCGAGGCGCTGATCGAGATAGCGCCAAGCACCCGAGACACCGAGCAGCTGACGGAGATGGTGCGTCAACGCCTGTCGCGTCAAATCACCGCCGCTCATACCGACAACGAAGGACACCTCGCGACCCTGGTGCTCGACGCCCAGGTGGAGGAGATGTTCCGCCGTTCCCTCCAGGAAATAGCCGCGGGCACCGGTGGCGCCCTCGACCCGGAGATGGCTCGCCGCCTCGGCGACCAGCTCGCCTCCGCGGTGCAACGCATGGAAAACACCGGCCGCAGGCCGTGCGTCATCACCAGCCCTGACCTGAGGCGCTACGTGCGCGCCTTCGCCGAGCGGCGCTGCCCTCAACTCGGAGTGCTCTCCTTCCGCGAGCTCGAGCCAGGCGCCGCCATCCGTCCCATCGAAACCGTGTCCTTCAACGCGGCCCCCCGCGCGAGCGCTTGA
- a CDS encoding Spy/CpxP family protein refolding chaperone, producing MRRIQNSSLLVALALALVPVACSQEEQAPESTEQKQEVTQPTEAPKTVDKDKLKKGFGKFGKGRHGKFGRGNKGPAQLLVKTALKDLELTEEQKTKIAALKEEKKEAKGDMKADRGAMKTAMIEAAKAGKIDEKAFEAQTAKMKEKQEARTAAQVKLLNGLYGVLTPEQRTTLVTKVKAEMETRQKKMEEMQAKWAERAKDGDQAAAPGDMKGPHRGMKGMKGMHGMKGMHGMKGGFGMLARGLELTEDQQTKLDAIAEKGKADMPSADDMKAQREAMHKNVIAVLDAFAKDGFDASKFDLSPKHKDAGEMMKKHVAQMNEFLAVLTPEQRTKLAENLEKGPAMMGKGHGMKRGDRAAPDMDDQGADDDDLLGGDLDQGLDEIEDDVMGDDQAAE from the coding sequence ATGCGTCGTATCCAGAACAGCTCGCTCCTCGTGGCATTGGCCCTGGCCCTTGTCCCCGTTGCTTGCTCTCAAGAGGAGCAGGCCCCCGAATCGACGGAGCAGAAGCAAGAGGTCACCCAGCCCACCGAGGCACCGAAGACGGTCGACAAGGACAAGCTCAAGAAGGGCTTCGGGAAGTTCGGCAAGGGCCGTCACGGCAAGTTCGGTCGCGGAAACAAGGGTCCAGCGCAGCTGCTGGTGAAGACCGCGCTGAAGGATCTGGAACTCACTGAGGAACAGAAGACGAAGATCGCCGCGCTGAAAGAAGAGAAGAAGGAAGCCAAGGGCGACATGAAGGCCGATCGCGGGGCGATGAAGACCGCGATGATCGAAGCCGCCAAGGCCGGGAAGATCGACGAGAAGGCGTTCGAAGCCCAGACCGCCAAGATGAAGGAGAAGCAGGAGGCGCGCACCGCGGCTCAGGTGAAGCTCCTGAACGGCCTATACGGCGTGCTGACTCCTGAGCAACGCACGACCTTGGTGACCAAGGTCAAGGCGGAGATGGAGACTCGCCAGAAGAAGATGGAAGAGATGCAGGCCAAGTGGGCCGAGCGCGCGAAGGACGGCGACCAAGCCGCAGCGCCTGGAGACATGAAGGGCCCGCATCGTGGAATGAAGGGCATGAAAGGCATGCACGGCATGAAGGGCATGCACGGCATGAAGGGCGGCTTCGGCATGCTGGCGCGCGGCCTCGAGCTGACCGAGGACCAACAGACGAAGCTCGACGCGATTGCTGAGAAGGGCAAAGCCGACATGCCCAGCGCCGACGACATGAAGGCGCAGCGCGAGGCCATGCACAAGAACGTGATCGCCGTGCTCGACGCATTCGCCAAGGACGGCTTCGACGCCAGCAAGTTCGACCTGTCCCCGAAGCACAAGGACGCCGGCGAGATGATGAAGAAGCACGTCGCGCAGATGAACGAGTTCCTCGCCGTCCTCACCCCTGAGCAGCGCACCAAGCTCGCGGAAAACCTGGAGAAGGGACCCGCGATGATGGGCAAGGGCCACGGCATGAAGCGTGGCGATCGCGCAGCACCGGATATGGATGACCAAGGCGCAGATGACGACGACCTGCTCGGCGGGGACCTGGACCAGGGCCTCGACGAGATCGAGGACGACGTCATGGGTGACGACCAAGCCGCTGAGTGA
- the fliW gene encoding flagellar assembly protein FliW, producing MIIESQRFGTIECSEEDVINFPAGIIGFPDDTQYILLQHKTSSAIGWLQSTTSAHVSLPVVSAHGLAPEYPDVPVGNAARGIGLEGEEGDFAVLAVLCARSGLPATVNLLAPIVINAATRTGGQVFLDGSRFTTRELFVMPAAEVESASDDTQDAAPELAEAATP from the coding sequence ATGATTATCGAGAGCCAGCGCTTCGGCACCATCGAGTGCTCCGAAGAAGATGTGATCAATTTTCCCGCCGGAATCATCGGCTTCCCCGATGACACCCAGTACATCCTGCTTCAGCACAAGACCTCCAGCGCGATTGGCTGGCTGCAGTCGACCACCTCGGCGCACGTGTCGCTGCCCGTGGTGAGCGCCCACGGCTTGGCGCCGGAGTATCCCGATGTGCCCGTTGGCAACGCGGCTCGGGGGATTGGGCTCGAGGGTGAAGAAGGCGACTTCGCGGTGCTCGCGGTGTTGTGTGCCCGCTCGGGTCTACCCGCCACCGTCAACCTGCTCGCGCCGATCGTGATCAACGCGGCGACCCGCACTGGAGGCCAGGTGTTCCTCGACGGCTCGCGCTTCACTACCCGTGAGCTCTTCGTGATGCCCGCAGCGGAGGTCGAGTCGGCTTCCGACGACACCCAAGACGCTGCTCCGGAGCTGGCCGAGGCCGCTACTCCCTGA
- the greB gene encoding transcription elongation factor GreB: MRPLPCAVRGRWHFCVLDFRWGLHHEEAVPTYYLTPAGAKKIADELNRLMHVDRPKIVQEVSDAAAQGDRSENAEYIYGKKKLREIDRRVRFLRKRLDNCEVVETSGALLDTVRFGASVKVEDEEGEERVYTLVGPDESEPSLGYISFQSPIGRALLKKKVGDTVVVQRPAGELELTILDIRYE, translated from the coding sequence ATGCGCCCTCTCCCCTGCGCGGTGAGAGGGCGCTGGCACTTTTGTGTGCTGGACTTCCGCTGGGGATTGCACCACGAGGAGGCGGTGCCCACGTACTACCTGACGCCCGCCGGCGCGAAGAAGATCGCCGATGAGCTGAACCGCTTGATGCACGTCGATCGACCCAAGATCGTTCAAGAGGTGAGCGACGCCGCGGCTCAAGGGGATCGCTCCGAAAACGCGGAGTACATCTACGGCAAGAAGAAGCTCCGTGAGATCGATCGCCGGGTGCGTTTCTTGCGGAAACGCTTGGACAACTGCGAGGTCGTCGAGACCTCCGGCGCGCTGCTCGACACTGTGCGCTTTGGAGCCAGCGTCAAGGTCGAGGACGAAGAAGGGGAGGAGCGCGTGTACACCTTGGTTGGCCCAGACGAGTCGGAGCCGAGCCTCGGCTACATCAGCTTTCAGTCCCCCATCGGCCGTGCCCTGTTGAAGAAGAAGGTCGGCGACACCGTCGTGGTGCAGCGCCCAGCGGGTGAGCTCGAGCTGACGATCTTGGATATCCGCTACGAGTGA
- a CDS encoding DUF2071 domain-containing protein, whose protein sequence is MRVPELEGLIARRILLNYRVDPAVLARLLPSPMEPQLVGGQGVAGICLIRLEQLRPSFVGSVLPKGLTLSSENAAHRVAVRLHGKPAVYVFRRDTSSRMNHWAGACSPASTTSDSST, encoded by the coding sequence ATGCGAGTACCTGAACTCGAAGGGCTGATCGCACGTCGGATCTTGCTGAACTACCGCGTCGATCCAGCGGTACTCGCGCGATTGCTCCCCTCACCGATGGAGCCGCAGTTGGTGGGCGGACAAGGCGTGGCGGGCATATGCCTGATTCGTCTGGAGCAGCTCCGGCCCTCCTTCGTGGGCTCGGTGCTCCCCAAAGGCCTGACGCTATCAAGCGAGAACGCGGCGCATCGTGTTGCGGTCAGGCTGCACGGTAAGCCAGCGGTGTACGTCTTTCGGCGTGACACGAGCTCCCGCATGAACCACTGGGCGGGCGCTTGTTCCCCGGCGAGCACCACCTCGGACAGTTCGACGTGA
- a CDS encoding SDR family oxidoreductase, translating into MADIRFDNRVAIVTGAGGGLGRSHAMLLASRGAKVVVNDLGGSFDGTGSGHNMADKVVEEIKAAGGEAVASYDGVDTFEGAEKIVATAKDAFGKVDIVINNAGILRDVSFVKMTLEDWDKVLKVHLTGTMNVTKAAWGLLRDNKYGRVINTTSAAGLYGNFGQANYSAAKLGIVGLGKTLALEGAKYDIKVNTIAPIAKSRMTETVMPPNVLEKLLPEYVSPLVAYLASEGCSSTGETYAVGGGYISRVAVVEAGGVSLKQHAPEDVASAWEKINDLSEAQPFENAMLAAGQAMKHVMG; encoded by the coding sequence ATGGCTGACATTCGTTTCGACAACCGCGTGGCAATCGTTACTGGCGCTGGAGGCGGCCTGGGCCGCAGTCACGCGATGCTCCTCGCGAGCCGCGGTGCGAAGGTCGTGGTCAACGACCTCGGCGGCTCCTTCGACGGCACCGGGTCTGGTCACAACATGGCGGACAAGGTGGTCGAGGAGATCAAAGCGGCGGGCGGTGAAGCGGTCGCCAGCTACGACGGCGTTGATACCTTCGAAGGCGCCGAGAAGATCGTTGCGACCGCGAAGGACGCCTTCGGCAAGGTCGACATCGTCATCAACAACGCCGGCATCCTGCGCGACGTGTCGTTCGTGAAGATGACCCTGGAGGACTGGGACAAGGTGCTCAAGGTGCACCTCACCGGCACCATGAACGTGACGAAGGCCGCTTGGGGTCTCCTGCGCGACAACAAGTATGGTCGCGTGATCAACACCACCAGCGCTGCGGGGCTCTATGGCAACTTCGGTCAGGCAAACTACAGCGCGGCCAAGCTTGGCATCGTCGGCCTGGGCAAGACGCTGGCGCTCGAAGGCGCGAAGTACGACATCAAGGTCAACACCATCGCGCCGATCGCGAAGAGCCGCATGACCGAGACCGTCATGCCGCCGAACGTGCTCGAGAAGTTGCTGCCAGAGTACGTGTCGCCCCTCGTCGCCTACTTGGCTTCGGAAGGCTGCTCCAGCACCGGGGAGACCTACGCCGTCGGCGGCGGCTACATCAGCCGCGTGGCAGTCGTCGAAGCGGGTGGCGTCAGCCTCAAGCAGCACGCGCCGGAAGACGTCGCTAGCGCCTGGGAAAAGATCAACGACCTGTCCGAGGCGCAGCCCTTTGAGAACGCGATGCTCGCCGCCGGTCAGGCGATGAAGCACGTGATGGGCTGA
- a CDS encoding alpha/beta fold hydrolase has translation MSNPEPEASPVAAPPPPQKDARRKGRRVLWLAILLVGVPGVAIVVLTLTSLRATNLQALEGRYPAFDASTGRKPLPAGACGLNQRSVGQKCELIAVSELKTEEIKYPSSIPEKGVPELAGTLTLPQGIGGGRPAVLLVHGSGPADRHLTVPGDLVRKLPDNFAVFDALADWFARQGFVVLAYDKRSCGRCYGASSFDPQRFSFQDFETDAIDGLKYLKTRPEVDPSALVVLGASQGGGLAPFIANQAPGVAAVISLSGLFESFSQALIDQLQRISDIRKQQWDYFGPLNVFFQRSKLQDCFDNLNGPQYVPEQVCIGGGVTQKALKEYSERSATGVQELKRLKVPLFLSQGTLDRNVSPQLFQQLKADLSTQDAELHFIAGMDHSQTQALPPAGKLELDSKLLEYLQHFLSTVPLPGGNAPSAAD, from the coding sequence ATGAGTAACCCCGAGCCAGAGGCTTCTCCCGTGGCCGCTCCGCCGCCTCCTCAAAAGGACGCTCGCCGCAAGGGACGTCGGGTGCTGTGGCTCGCCATCTTGCTTGTGGGAGTGCCGGGCGTCGCGATCGTCGTGCTCACGTTGACCAGTCTGCGCGCGACGAATTTGCAAGCGCTGGAGGGCCGCTATCCGGCGTTTGACGCGAGCACGGGGCGCAAGCCGCTACCCGCAGGCGCCTGCGGACTGAACCAGCGCAGCGTTGGGCAGAAGTGCGAGCTGATCGCGGTCTCGGAGCTGAAGACGGAAGAGATCAAGTATCCCTCGTCAATTCCCGAGAAGGGCGTGCCGGAGCTCGCGGGCACGCTCACGTTGCCCCAGGGAATTGGAGGAGGGCGCCCCGCCGTGCTGCTCGTGCACGGTAGTGGTCCAGCCGACCGTCATCTCACGGTGCCCGGTGACTTGGTGAGGAAGCTGCCGGACAACTTCGCGGTGTTCGACGCGCTGGCAGACTGGTTCGCTCGCCAAGGCTTCGTCGTGTTGGCCTACGATAAGCGCAGCTGCGGGCGTTGCTACGGGGCGAGCAGCTTTGACCCTCAGCGCTTCAGCTTTCAAGACTTCGAGACCGACGCGATCGATGGCCTGAAGTACTTGAAGACGCGACCTGAAGTCGACCCGAGCGCGCTGGTGGTCCTCGGTGCGAGCCAGGGTGGCGGCCTAGCGCCGTTCATCGCCAACCAAGCGCCAGGTGTGGCCGCGGTGATCAGCCTCTCGGGTCTATTCGAGAGCTTCTCCCAGGCGCTGATCGATCAGCTTCAGCGCATCTCGGACATCCGCAAGCAGCAGTGGGACTACTTCGGTCCCTTGAATGTCTTCTTTCAGAGGTCGAAGCTGCAGGACTGCTTCGACAATCTGAATGGCCCTCAATACGTGCCCGAGCAGGTTTGCATTGGGGGAGGGGTGACCCAGAAGGCGCTCAAGGAGTACAGCGAGCGTAGCGCGACCGGCGTGCAGGAACTCAAGCGGCTGAAGGTCCCGCTGTTCCTCTCCCAAGGCACCTTGGACCGCAACGTGAGTCCTCAATTGTTCCAGCAGCTCAAGGCTGACCTGAGCACTCAAGACGCAGAGCTCCACTTCATCGCTGGCATGGACCACAGCCAGACTCAGGCGCTGCCTCCAGCAGGCAAGCTCGAGCTGGACTCGAAGTTGCTCGAGTACCTGCAGCATTTTCTGAGTACCGTGCCGTTGCCGGGCGGAAATGCCCCGAGCGCAGCAGACTGA
- a CDS encoding helix-turn-helix transcriptional regulator, whose protein sequence is MATPKPGQQARGSSSGRPVMVLLDALGRRWALRILWELRGAPLSFRALRSACDDASPSVLNQRLTELRELALLTSTDEGYALTAEGQRLGVLLVDLDRFAQHWSKKL, encoded by the coding sequence ATGGCGACCCCCAAGCCAGGTCAGCAAGCGCGCGGCTCGAGCAGCGGCCGCCCGGTGATGGTGCTGCTCGACGCCCTTGGCCGGCGCTGGGCGCTGCGCATCTTGTGGGAGCTCCGTGGCGCGCCGCTGAGCTTTCGAGCGCTGCGTAGCGCGTGCGACGACGCATCACCCAGCGTGCTGAATCAACGTCTCACGGAGCTGCGTGAGCTCGCGTTACTCACTTCCACAGATGAGGGATACGCACTCACCGCTGAAGGACAGCGCCTTGGCGTACTGCTGGTCGACCTGGATCGCTTCGCACAACACTGGTCGAAGAAGCTGTGA
- a CDS encoding carboxymuconolactone decarboxylase family protein, whose amino-acid sequence MQPRIEPLTEPFSDSVAEDLRRLMPPGIPPLKLFRVLAHNPRVLGRVRRGGLLDPGSISLRQREIVILRATARAGAEYEWGVHAMFFGAAANLGSDQLAQLTCVPIPAEAFSEAERALVALVDELHETSDVSEDVWLEASRHFDAEQLVECVVLAGLYRMVSYVVNALKVPLEEAAMRFPADTGLVAKVAAVEQRG is encoded by the coding sequence ATGCAACCGCGAATAGAACCCCTCACCGAACCGTTCTCGGACTCTGTCGCTGAAGATCTGCGGCGACTGATGCCACCCGGCATCCCCCCGTTGAAGCTATTTCGGGTGCTCGCCCACAATCCTCGGGTGCTCGGACGCGTGCGTCGCGGAGGCCTGCTGGACCCGGGCAGTATTTCCCTGCGACAGCGGGAGATCGTGATCCTGCGGGCGACGGCGCGCGCCGGTGCGGAGTACGAGTGGGGCGTGCACGCGATGTTCTTCGGCGCCGCCGCCAACCTCGGCTCCGATCAGCTGGCGCAGCTCACCTGCGTGCCCATCCCTGCAGAGGCTTTCTCCGAGGCGGAGCGAGCTTTGGTCGCCCTGGTCGACGAGCTCCACGAGACGAGCGATGTCTCCGAGGACGTGTGGCTGGAAGCGTCGCGGCACTTCGACGCTGAACAGCTCGTGGAGTGCGTCGTGCTGGCCGGGCTCTACCGCATGGTGAGCTACGTGGTCAACGCGCTGAAGGTTCCCCTGGAAGAGGCCGCGATGCGGTTCCCTGCGGATACTGGGCTAGTCGCGAAAGTCGCAGCTGTGGAACAACGCGGCTAG